A single window of Plasmodium malariae genome assembly, chromosome: 8 DNA harbors:
- the SBP2 gene encoding SECIS-binding protein 2, putative, with protein sequence MKAYSVKNNVETMGENTHILRTKCNLVNMKGGRNIQMSSSKNLRSITNTNKRYKNEEEINNRYINIGNRSVKITFSSDKKKRKEQRKKRKMRILASQKKKKGKELKNRKKLIDNLYKILDTEKEKGNIYFLPKRLKKKKKLKLKRMIILEKEVKNTIYHDLMQRCKNKENLTSSEKDAYFYLLKNKTKWKLKNHCVLFYLKKGKQICSLEERHKIKKRYFLTNYFYKNEEKDDNVIISSNGNIAKEVSSIKKIILLWNKKYVKYAKKNTKKVHNERKNTSSTCYYKKKNVQNVEYKCSEATTHGQQNKIVRYNYIKDEKGNGKNQISNCVVQEINFNTEEVINTEMENSLNSKIITEYRNKEQMKKDILKNEKILNYIVVSKIEKKIYMNEYVDHEITDELNNLVKDFLQKISKSHEKLLLLKKKRYYLGLKESYKHICINEPKLVLVAPNIEPMLNNTFNDIILKIICKCKEKNIPLVFALSKNLLGKCINKSRQSIICIVNNDSYIKECNSIINLASSLKIYK encoded by the coding sequence ATGAAAGCATATAgcgtaaaaaataatgtagaAACTATGGGGGAAAATACACACATCTTGCGCACAAAATGTAATTTAGTTAATATGAAGGGAGGGAGGAACATACAAATGAGTTCTTCGAAAAACTTAAGAAGCATAACGAATACAAATAAACGttacaaaaatgaagaagaaataaataacagATACATAAATATAGGAAATAGAAGTGTAAAAATTACTTTTAGtagtgataaaaaaaagaggaaagaacaacgaaaaaaaagaaaaatgcgTATATTGGCtagtcaaaaaaaaaaaaaagggaaagaaCTCAAGAATAGAAAAAAACTGATTGATAACTTATACAAGATTTTGGATactgaaaaagaaaaagggaatatttattttttaccgaagaggttaaaaaaaaaaaaaaaattgaaattaaaaagaatgataattttagaaaaagaagTCAAAAATACCATTTATCATGATTTAATGCAAagatgtaaaaataaagaaaatttaacaaGTAGTGAAAAAGACgcgtatttttatttacttaaaaataaaacaaaatggaaGTTAAAAAACCATTGTGTCCTTTTTTATCTCAAAAAGGGTAAGCAAATTTGTTCCCTTGAGGAAaggcataaaataaaaaaaaggtatttcTTAACcaattacttttataaaaatgaagaaaaagatgataatgtaataataagcAGTAATGGGAACATTGCCAAAGAAGTGAgtagtataaaaaaaatcatccTCCTTTGGAATAAGAAATACGTAAAGTACGCAAAAAAGAATACAAAGAAGGTACATAATGAGAGGAAAAATACGTCATCTACAtgttattacaaaaaaaaaaatgtacaaaatgtGGAGTATAAATGTAGTGAAGCAACTACCCACGGACAGCAGAATAAAATTGTGAGgtataattacataaagGATGAGAAGGGGAATGGTAAGAATCAGATAAGCAACTGTGTGGTGCAGGAGATTAACTTTAACACGGAAGAAGTTATAAATACAGAGATGGAAAATTCCCTGAATAGCAAGATAATTACTGAATATAGGAATAaagaacaaatgaaaaaagatatactaaaaaatgagaaaattttaaattatatagttGTAagcaaaatagaaaaaaaaatatatatgaacgaATATGTTGATCATGAGATAACGGACGAATTGAATAATTTGGTTAAAGactttttacaaaaaatttccAAGTCCCATGAAAAgctgttattattaaaaaagaaaagatattACTTAGGTTTAAAAGAAAGCtataagcatatatgtataaacgaACCAAAGTTAGTTTTAGTTGCTCCAAATATTGAACCAATGCTAAATAACACatttaatgatataattcttaaaataatttgtaaatgcaaagaaaaaaatattcctttgGTGTTTGCCTTAAGCAAGAACTTGCTAGGTAAATGCATAAACAAATCGAGACAGTCAATCATTTGTATAGTTAATAACGACTCGTATATAAAGGAATGTAATAGCATTATAAACTTGGCAAGTTCccttaaaatatacaaataa